In Planctomycetaceae bacterium, a single window of DNA contains:
- a CDS encoding SUMF1/EgtB/PvdO family nonheme iron enzyme, whose translation MQGESDSTIIADLVAGAETVSVSTNGPEMGATNEMELIRIPPPEQVGRYQIRKPLGQGSFGTVYMAFDPELQRLVAIKMPRHGRRFTAGEADAFVAEARMLARLDHPNIVPVHDVGRDELGQCYMVSKYIQGRDLADLIASGTEAESLIHIIVMVADALDYMHQTGVIHRDIKPANILLDDEENAYVTDFGLALEEEAALSGEAGMSGTPAYMSPEQLRGEGHRVDARTDIYSLGVVLYVVLTGQRPFKSTKVRKLVQEILTCDPPSPCDLRASVPVELQRICQRAMSRRAVDRYQTAHDMAEDLRCWLYSTVPGDTVSNPGADRGNLTTRSQSGSRNWNEQREPSSHRVQTAVRPKGLKSFDANDAEFFLQLLPGPTDRNGLPDSIRFWKTRVEETQTNGTFSVGLIYGPSGCGKSSLVKAGLIPRLSNHVRVVYFEATPDDTEQRLLRGLGEVVPGIGQQNDMTQALSLVRRSVNLLPPGQKVLIIIDQFEQWLHAHRVSENSELVKAIRQADGERVQVIVMVRDDFWRMATRFMHDLEVPLVEGGNSAMVDLFSKRHARKVLAIFGRALGCLPASPGNTTPYQDLFLNRAVEGLSVDGSVISVRLSLFSEMFRNKEWSPETLSRVGGTEGTGIVFLEEQFGAGAREEFREYQEEIRAVLNALLPDPGADTDIKGEAQSYCQLFAVSECSDRESFDRIISILNAELRLITPTESPNQADDDAPSDLKFYQLTHDYLVPALRAWLTQKQRETMRGRAELRLADRSASWNCKPESRQLPAVWEWMNISLLTRRSNWTAPEQRMMNAANKFHAIRGTIGAAIASVLLITGLQIRHNIRYENNRRHADALVARLVDAEPSQVPVIVQEMSEYRTWTDPGLQEMLASDETNNKTKIHASLALLPVDKSQVDFLTAELLDGNLQTLDRFPVIRDSLQSSQREIESKLWDVLHSDNETPERRFRAGMVLAEYAPSDLKWSAYDADMLADQLVASSPEYQRELREFLRPLAERLLDPIEVIFRDPSRGETERVASASALADYAADDHVRLCELVSVADSIQHEIILNALLSEQQNASQILQTLSDIVQQLPDAELTPAERVSLGQRRAGAAVTLLRLGNHQAALPAFTTTSDPESMTQTIHRLKDRKVQVDAVRACLNDASSDSQRFAAILALGEFGPDEFAASDFDSLVEKIARWYASDPSSGIHGAAGWLLRRWGQNKHVEQVDHHVVPYDPDGRRQWFVEELAGEFLTWIVFRPGVAGIGSRSGEPGRKEDETLHDVEFTRPYALCQSEVTVHLWKKFQEDTGRTDGYFEEHSPSSDVPVCGPTWYTSILLCRWLTEKQGLPENQCYVAASTVPEEESVQLDDGNTFPRSWPFRPEKSGYRLPTEAEWERACRAGTDTAFSFGNDESLFGHYAWWNANSSRHSHPPGTVRPNLSGMYDMHGNIFEWCHDWYGPFPDGSNPTGNDDGTDRIVRGGGWFNSAVISRSSARHHEQPSYRVYYSGCRLARTLPPMEDNR comes from the coding sequence GTGCAGGGCGAATCCGATTCCACGATCATCGCAGACCTGGTTGCCGGTGCAGAAACGGTGTCCGTCTCAACGAATGGTCCGGAAATGGGGGCAACGAATGAAATGGAACTCATTCGGATTCCGCCACCGGAGCAGGTTGGCAGGTATCAGATCCGCAAGCCATTAGGACAGGGGTCGTTCGGTACTGTTTACATGGCATTCGATCCGGAATTACAGCGCCTGGTGGCGATTAAGATGCCTCGACACGGGCGACGTTTTACAGCTGGTGAGGCTGACGCCTTTGTTGCTGAAGCCAGAATGCTAGCACGACTCGATCACCCGAACATCGTGCCTGTGCATGACGTCGGTCGCGATGAACTGGGTCAGTGCTACATGGTCTCAAAGTATATCCAGGGGCGCGATCTGGCGGATCTGATTGCATCGGGGACGGAAGCAGAGTCTTTAATTCACATCATAGTCATGGTTGCAGACGCACTGGACTACATGCATCAGACGGGTGTGATCCACCGTGACATCAAACCCGCCAATATTCTTCTGGATGACGAAGAGAATGCCTACGTCACAGACTTTGGGCTCGCACTTGAGGAAGAAGCGGCCCTGAGCGGTGAAGCTGGAATGAGCGGCACTCCCGCTTACATGAGCCCAGAGCAGCTTCGCGGTGAAGGGCATCGGGTTGACGCCCGAACGGATATTTACAGCCTCGGTGTGGTTCTTTATGTCGTGTTGACTGGTCAACGCCCATTCAAGTCCACAAAGGTTCGGAAGCTCGTCCAGGAGATTCTCACCTGCGATCCACCTTCTCCCTGTGATCTTCGGGCCTCAGTCCCTGTTGAACTGCAGCGCATTTGCCAGCGAGCCATGAGTCGCAGGGCCGTGGATCGGTACCAGACTGCCCATGATATGGCAGAAGACCTGCGGTGCTGGCTGTACTCGACGGTACCCGGGGATACAGTTTCGAACCCCGGTGCTGACCGGGGCAATCTCACAACTCGTTCACAATCCGGGTCCAGGAACTGGAATGAGCAGAGAGAGCCGTCATCTCACCGTGTTCAAACAGCGGTCAGGCCAAAGGGGCTCAAGTCGTTTGATGCCAACGATGCCGAGTTCTTCCTGCAGTTGTTACCCGGTCCAACCGACCGAAACGGACTCCCTGACAGCATTCGATTCTGGAAGACGCGGGTCGAAGAAACGCAAACCAACGGAACGTTCTCTGTTGGTCTGATCTACGGACCATCGGGTTGTGGAAAGTCGTCTCTGGTCAAAGCAGGCCTGATCCCGCGACTCAGTAATCATGTACGCGTCGTCTACTTCGAAGCGACCCCGGATGATACAGAGCAGCGATTGCTTCGTGGTCTGGGAGAAGTCGTACCGGGAATCGGCCAGCAGAATGACATGACCCAGGCCCTCTCCCTGGTTCGTCGCAGTGTTAACCTGCTTCCACCGGGCCAGAAGGTGCTGATTATCATCGACCAGTTCGAACAATGGCTGCATGCGCACCGGGTTTCGGAAAACTCTGAACTCGTCAAGGCAATTCGACAGGCCGATGGCGAACGCGTTCAGGTGATCGTCATGGTTCGGGATGACTTCTGGCGAATGGCCACACGGTTCATGCACGACCTCGAGGTTCCTCTGGTCGAAGGCGGAAACAGTGCCATGGTGGACCTGTTTTCAAAACGCCATGCACGGAAGGTGCTTGCCATTTTTGGTCGAGCACTGGGCTGCTTACCCGCCAGTCCCGGGAACACCACACCGTATCAGGATCTGTTTCTGAATCGGGCTGTCGAAGGACTATCGGTGGACGGCTCTGTCATCTCAGTACGGCTGAGCCTGTTCTCGGAAATGTTTCGAAACAAAGAATGGTCGCCCGAGACCCTGTCCCGTGTGGGCGGCACAGAGGGCACGGGGATCGTCTTTCTTGAGGAGCAATTCGGAGCCGGGGCGCGGGAAGAATTCCGAGAGTATCAGGAGGAGATTCGGGCAGTGCTGAACGCACTTCTGCCGGATCCCGGTGCAGATACCGACATCAAAGGGGAGGCACAGTCGTATTGTCAGTTGTTTGCTGTTTCGGAATGTTCGGACAGGGAATCGTTTGATCGAATTATCTCCATCCTGAATGCCGAGCTCCGACTCATTACCCCTACCGAATCGCCCAATCAGGCTGATGATGACGCACCGTCAGATCTGAAGTTCTACCAGCTTACTCATGACTATCTTGTTCCGGCCCTGCGAGCCTGGCTGACTCAGAAGCAACGCGAAACGATGCGGGGCCGTGCAGAGCTCAGGCTTGCCGACCGCTCTGCTTCATGGAATTGCAAGCCCGAATCAAGGCAGCTTCCGGCGGTGTGGGAGTGGATGAATATTTCGTTACTCACCCGGCGCAGCAACTGGACCGCCCCTGAGCAGCGAATGATGAATGCCGCGAATAAGTTCCATGCAATCCGAGGGACAATCGGCGCTGCCATCGCGTCTGTTCTATTGATAACGGGCCTGCAGATTCGCCACAACATTCGCTATGAAAATAATCGTCGTCATGCCGATGCTCTCGTGGCTCGACTTGTGGATGCAGAACCATCGCAGGTTCCGGTGATTGTTCAGGAAATGTCGGAATACCGGACCTGGACAGACCCGGGACTCCAGGAGATGCTCGCATCCGATGAGACAAACAACAAGACAAAAATTCACGCCAGCCTGGCACTGCTTCCTGTCGACAAGTCTCAGGTTGACTTTCTGACAGCTGAACTGCTGGATGGAAACCTGCAAACACTCGACCGCTTTCCAGTCATTCGCGACAGTCTGCAGAGTTCGCAGCGCGAAATCGAATCGAAGCTCTGGGACGTGCTCCATTCGGACAATGAAACACCCGAACGAAGATTTCGTGCCGGAATGGTGCTGGCCGAATATGCGCCATCGGATCTGAAATGGTCCGCGTACGACGCAGACATGCTCGCCGACCAGCTTGTGGCATCCAGCCCTGAATATCAGCGCGAATTGCGGGAGTTCCTTCGGCCACTGGCAGAGCGGCTGCTGGATCCGATCGAAGTCATTTTCCGAGACCCTTCACGCGGAGAAACAGAACGAGTGGCGTCGGCGAGTGCTCTAGCCGACTACGCTGCAGATGACCACGTGCGACTGTGTGAGCTGGTTTCAGTTGCAGATTCCATCCAGCACGAAATCATTCTCAATGCGCTGCTTTCTGAGCAACAGAATGCTTCGCAGATTCTGCAGACACTTTCGGACATCGTCCAGCAGTTGCCTGACGCCGAATTGACTCCGGCTGAGCGAGTATCCCTCGGCCAGCGGCGAGCCGGTGCGGCAGTGACTCTGTTGCGTCTGGGGAATCATCAGGCTGCACTTCCGGCATTCACCACGACCAGCGATCCCGAATCAATGACTCAGACAATTCATCGCCTGAAAGACCGTAAGGTTCAGGTCGATGCTGTTCGGGCCTGCCTGAATGACGCCTCTTCTGACAGTCAGAGATTTGCTGCAATCCTGGCGCTCGGCGAATTCGGGCCGGACGAATTCGCGGCTTCGGATTTCGATTCGCTCGTCGAAAAAATTGCCCGCTGGTATGCAAGTGATCCCAGCTCCGGTATTCACGGTGCAGCAGGGTGGCTGCTGAGACGCTGGGGCCAGAATAAACATGTTGAACAAGTCGATCACCATGTCGTGCCCTACGATCCCGATGGACGAAGACAATGGTTCGTCGAAGAGCTCGCAGGAGAATTCCTCACGTGGATTGTGTTCCGACCAGGCGTCGCCGGAATTGGTTCGCGATCAGGTGAGCCTGGTCGCAAAGAAGATGAAACTCTGCACGATGTGGAATTCACGCGCCCCTACGCCCTGTGTCAGTCCGAAGTGACCGTTCATCTCTGGAAGAAATTTCAGGAAGACACCGGACGCACCGACGGATATTTTGAAGAGCACAGTCCTTCGTCAGATGTACCAGTCTGTGGTCCGACATGGTATACCTCCATCCTGTTGTGTCGCTGGCTGACAGAGAAGCAGGGACTGCCGGAGAATCAGTGTTACGTCGCAGCCAGCACTGTGCCGGAAGAAGAATCTGTCCAGCTGGATGATGGAAATACCTTTCCCCGCAGCTGGCCCTTTCGGCCTGAAAAATCGGGCTATCGACTGCCAACCGAAGCTGAGTGGGAACGGGCCTGCCGTGCTGGTACCGACACCGCGTTTTCTTTTGGAAACGACGAATCTTTATTCGGCCACTATGCCTGGTGGAATGCAAATTCGTCCCGACATTCCCACCCTCCCGGGACCGTTCGGCCGAATCTGAGTGGCATGTACGACATGCATGGAAACATCTTTGAGTGGTGTCACGACTGGTATGGTCCATTCCCGGATGGATCCAACCCTACCGGAAACGACGACGGTACCGACCGCATTGTTCGGGGAGGTGGCTGGTTCAACTCGGCAGTCATTTCTCGTTCATCGGCCAGACACCACGAACAACCCAGCTACCGAGTTTATTACAGCGGTTGTCGTCTCGCCCGAACCCTTCCACCGATGGAAGACAACAGGTAG
- a CDS encoding C45 family peptidase, whose amino-acid sequence MSRPLTDDESIWIRNHSRLQRQDGWIHLKTSGEPFERGFQHGYHLAHELQAALRSNRYWARWLTAQDFDYFIDAARRLYFHFIDDELKAEMEGIAQGAQAQGVETSFDEILAWNSFVDLVYSWWPTQKNKQHPERPARHREVGHRCSAFIATGDATSDGSIVMAHNTWDAFLQAQHFNVIIDLQPVQGQRIVMQTAPGWIASMMDFTINGAGLMITETTIDGYSGFDETQIPEFYRSRRACQYSTTIDEWVDTMTSGRNGGYANSWLLGDSRTGEIARYELGLTCQSPVERTKNGFFCGQNIASDLRLRVLETSDPGAWSDIAGSGARRVRWKKLMRENYGKIDASIAKQMIADHYDEYLGEIRASSRSLCGHIDEDNAHVGNAHGHPPFYPWGAVDGKVADTRSAERMGLHGRWGRACGERFDADQYLEMHPQYDWLEGYLISRPSQPWSTFGD is encoded by the coding sequence ATGTCTCGACCACTAACTGATGATGAGTCGATATGGATTCGGAACCACAGTCGATTGCAACGACAGGACGGATGGATCCACCTGAAAACCTCCGGGGAGCCGTTTGAACGAGGCTTTCAGCACGGATATCACCTGGCACACGAACTGCAGGCCGCTCTGCGGTCAAATCGTTACTGGGCTCGATGGCTCACCGCTCAGGACTTCGACTATTTCATCGATGCTGCTCGGCGTCTCTACTTTCACTTTATTGACGACGAGTTGAAAGCAGAGATGGAAGGTATTGCACAGGGAGCTCAGGCTCAGGGTGTCGAAACATCCTTTGATGAAATTCTGGCCTGGAACAGCTTTGTCGACCTTGTTTATTCGTGGTGGCCAACTCAGAAAAACAAACAGCATCCCGAACGGCCGGCACGACACCGGGAAGTTGGACACCGATGCAGCGCGTTTATCGCGACCGGTGATGCCACCAGCGATGGCAGCATCGTGATGGCCCATAATACGTGGGATGCGTTTCTTCAGGCGCAGCATTTCAATGTCATCATCGACCTGCAGCCCGTACAGGGCCAACGTATTGTGATGCAAACGGCCCCCGGATGGATTGCCAGCATGATGGACTTCACAATCAATGGCGCGGGCCTGATGATTACCGAAACGACGATCGATGGCTATAGCGGGTTTGACGAAACGCAGATCCCTGAATTCTATCGGTCGCGCAGGGCATGTCAGTATTCGACCACCATTGACGAGTGGGTTGACACCATGACCAGTGGTCGTAACGGAGGATATGCCAACAGCTGGTTACTGGGAGACTCCAGAACAGGAGAGATCGCTCGGTATGAATTGGGACTCACCTGTCAAAGCCCCGTTGAGCGAACAAAGAACGGCTTCTTCTGCGGTCAGAATATTGCGTCGGATCTGAGACTTCGAGTGCTTGAGACGAGCGATCCCGGAGCCTGGAGTGATATCGCCGGCAGTGGTGCGCGACGTGTTCGCTGGAAAAAACTCATGCGAGAGAATTATGGCAAAATTGACGCCTCGATCGCAAAGCAGATGATCGCCGATCACTACGACGAATATCTGGGAGAGATTCGGGCGAGTTCGCGGTCCCTTTGTGGCCACATTGATGAAGACAATGCGCATGTTGGCAATGCTCATGGTCACCCACCATTTTATCCCTGGGGAGCGGTCGACGGTAAAGTTGCGGATACCCGCTCTGCCGAACGAATGGGTCTTCATGGTCGCTGGGGACGAGCTTGTGGTGAGCGCTTTGACGCCGATCAGTACCTGGAGATGCATCCACAGTACGACTGGCTGGAAGGGTATCTTATTTCTCGCCCGTCTCAGCCGTGGTCAACATTTGGAGATTGA
- a CDS encoding pyridoxal-dependent decarboxylase, with product MNKRFHATPAYGDLSRSGGQVGWGDYSGLPDVRTGGSDSIDAWFLGPKGENAELFSSLVQEAINAAVNYRRYFHPEDHPSISETARAAPEYLESVGKLKYQFNILLQKLNEFATPYTSLRYQGHMLWDTTLPAMLGYFATMLHNPNNVTVQASTLTTFLGMVVGEDLCEMIGFDSQALQPWGHITADGSLANIEATWASRELKFLPISIRYALINDPAYHDAGGLEVTLLDGSRKALVKQTTWSLMNLKMDDILILPGQIAEILNRDPADIWQDLLHKYSINTVGWFRFYEDYMDGFRASPVIIVPSTKHYSWPKAAAVTGLGCDENSVIDIWVDPMARMDLDRLRQTLNSCLNSRTPVILTVAVMGSTEESAVDPLKRILEIREEFRAKGLEFNIHGDAAWGGYLISTLRKDFDEPTFQFSEMDEVTPPVPLEPFLSDDSSVHLSAHTKTNMKCIRYCDSVTVDPHKCGYIQYPAGAILYRNTDLKNLVTFGAPVIGVAGSAPSVGQFGLEGSKPGAAAAAVWLSHAVIRPSVSGYGKLLNAALLNAKLFTMRLWLMARPEDCFVVTPLAPLPRATEGSDAMEQLRKIQVIVRSRGIREFLNSATAADLRFFNELGPDQQIVDYTFNFRRGDGTLNKCLADMNSMNAKIYDALHVQEGRDVNQYDLLITQTEMSVSDYGDAFIQSYLDRMKITRPEPGNCQIYVNRSVVMDPWIDSTPSGKGNGNFFDVIFDVLRRTAEMAAKPQKS from the coding sequence ATGAATAAACGCTTTCACGCAACGCCTGCTTACGGGGATTTGAGCCGTTCGGGTGGCCAGGTAGGATGGGGAGATTATTCCGGGCTACCAGATGTTCGAACAGGCGGTTCCGACTCGATTGATGCGTGGTTCCTGGGGCCGAAAGGTGAAAACGCGGAACTCTTCTCTTCGCTGGTGCAGGAAGCAATCAATGCCGCGGTTAACTATCGGCGGTATTTCCACCCGGAAGATCATCCGTCCATTTCTGAAACAGCCAGAGCAGCCCCTGAGTATCTGGAGAGCGTCGGAAAGCTCAAGTATCAGTTCAATATCCTTCTGCAGAAACTGAATGAGTTCGCGACTCCTTACACGAGCCTTCGCTATCAGGGCCACATGCTCTGGGATACCACGCTGCCAGCGATGCTCGGCTATTTTGCAACGATGCTTCACAACCCGAACAACGTCACCGTTCAGGCTTCGACGCTTACTACCTTTCTTGGAATGGTTGTCGGTGAAGACCTTTGCGAAATGATTGGCTTCGACAGCCAGGCTCTTCAGCCATGGGGACACATTACTGCTGATGGCTCGCTCGCAAATATTGAAGCCACCTGGGCCAGTCGTGAATTGAAGTTCCTGCCGATCTCCATTCGCTACGCGCTGATCAATGATCCCGCGTATCACGATGCGGGTGGCCTTGAAGTGACGCTTCTGGACGGTAGCCGCAAAGCTCTGGTGAAACAGACGACTTGGTCGCTGATGAATCTGAAGATGGATGATATTCTCATCCTGCCGGGGCAAATTGCTGAAATCCTGAATCGCGATCCAGCCGACATCTGGCAGGACCTGCTTCATAAGTACTCGATCAATACAGTCGGATGGTTCAGATTCTACGAAGACTACATGGATGGCTTTCGGGCATCACCCGTCATTATCGTTCCATCGACCAAACACTACTCCTGGCCGAAGGCGGCGGCGGTCACCGGCCTGGGCTGCGACGAGAACTCAGTCATTGACATCTGGGTCGATCCGATGGCCCGAATGGACCTCGACCGACTTCGTCAGACCCTCAATAGCTGCCTGAACAGCAGGACCCCGGTCATTCTGACGGTGGCAGTGATGGGCAGCACAGAAGAGAGTGCGGTCGATCCGCTGAAACGGATTCTGGAGATCCGCGAGGAATTTCGAGCAAAAGGGCTGGAATTCAACATTCACGGTGATGCGGCATGGGGTGGCTACCTGATTTCAACGCTCCGCAAGGATTTCGATGAACCGACATTTCAGTTCAGTGAAATGGACGAAGTTACTCCCCCAGTGCCGCTGGAGCCCTTCCTGTCTGATGACAGTTCCGTGCATCTGAGTGCTCACACGAAAACAAACATGAAGTGCATCAGGTACTGCGACTCTGTCACAGTGGATCCTCATAAGTGTGGTTATATTCAGTATCCTGCCGGGGCGATCCTGTATCGCAACACGGATCTGAAGAATCTGGTCACATTTGGGGCTCCTGTGATCGGCGTCGCAGGGTCAGCACCGTCTGTCGGACAGTTCGGACTGGAAGGCAGTAAACCTGGCGCGGCTGCCGCAGCCGTGTGGCTTAGTCACGCCGTGATTCGCCCGTCGGTCTCCGGCTACGGAAAGTTGCTGAATGCTGCTTTGCTAAACGCCAAACTGTTCACAATGCGACTCTGGTTAATGGCAAGACCTGAAGACTGCTTTGTTGTAACGCCGCTTGCTCCATTGCCCAGAGCAACGGAAGGAAGCGATGCCATGGAGCAGCTCAGGAAAATTCAGGTCATCGTTCGGTCGCGGGGCATTCGTGAGTTTTTGAACTCAGCAACCGCTGCCGACCTTCGATTCTTCAACGAACTGGGGCCGGACCAGCAGATTGTTGACTACACGTTTAATTTCCGCCGTGGTGATGGAACGCTCAACAAGTGTCTCGCTGACATGAACAGCATGAACGCAAAGATCTACGATGCCTTGCATGTTCAGGAGGGCAGGGACGTCAACCAGTACGATCTGCTGATCACTCAGACTGAAATGAGTGTCAGCGATTATGGCGATGCTTTTATCCAGTCCTATCTGGATCGCATGAAGATCACACGTCCTGAACCGGGCAACTGCCAGATCTATGTGAATCGTTCCGTTGTCATGGACCCCTGGATTGACAGTACCCCATCTGGAAAAGGCAACGGGAATTTCTTTGATGTCATCTTTGATGTGCTTCGTCGCACAGCGGAGATGGCAGCAAAGCCTCAGAAATCCTGA
- a CDS encoding DUF4331 family protein, giving the protein MHITLRMTIVVAVLATTTLQPRHLWASDHLDSPYIDEHPQADIGDTWAFPTKNGVVFAASFNPLSDPLLIDQMKLDQDVLYEFKFDMDSDGVADLAYKISVSGLGQKQKLTVRRAEGVDAISNRAAGDVVLEGVSSTRGKVEIARGKGFRLFCGPRQDPFFFNFKGVQSPVALALQYALGADGLPSDGSWQNTFGPTNVTMLMLEVEEMRGRKFGMWGTTSLDGKQIDRCGRASVTAVFLPNTPTGRNPADYPYGGENKQKYNTTRPVDDRANYGAMFRHTLDVLEADENLADFYLPDILQYDPHLPDEYPNGRNLYDDSVFWTIKHVNPFQFTLPEKNPQNLLPEFPFAAPPVAPPAEPPNEYMVKIVSDLYEGMQRGNFSGIPSQCSPTVEWSCFGPSGAPYSGTFAGKEGIDDHFRQLQAIYDIKSVTVDRYVTEGSFVTAIVRQTGIEKATKEPVEFNCVHCWEITNSRISRVREYLSIGQPNDKD; this is encoded by the coding sequence ATGCATATCACTTTACGAATGACAATCGTCGTTGCCGTATTAGCCACAACAACTCTTCAGCCACGACATCTGTGGGCGTCGGATCATCTGGATTCACCCTACATCGACGAGCATCCGCAAGCCGACATCGGGGATACCTGGGCGTTCCCGACGAAAAATGGCGTCGTCTTCGCAGCCAGTTTCAATCCGCTTTCCGATCCCTTGCTGATCGACCAGATGAAACTGGATCAGGATGTCTTATATGAATTTAAGTTCGACATGGACAGTGACGGTGTGGCCGATCTGGCCTACAAGATCTCGGTGTCCGGTCTGGGGCAGAAACAAAAACTGACAGTTCGTCGAGCCGAAGGTGTGGATGCCATTTCAAACCGCGCAGCCGGTGACGTTGTTCTGGAAGGCGTATCCAGTACACGCGGGAAAGTTGAAATCGCCAGAGGCAAAGGATTCCGCCTGTTTTGCGGGCCCCGACAGGATCCGTTTTTCTTTAACTTCAAGGGCGTTCAGTCGCCCGTCGCGCTCGCGCTGCAATATGCGCTGGGTGCCGACGGACTTCCCAGCGACGGTAGCTGGCAGAATACTTTTGGCCCGACCAACGTCACCATGCTGATGCTGGAAGTCGAGGAGATGCGCGGCAGAAAATTCGGGATGTGGGGAACAACATCCCTCGATGGAAAACAAATTGATCGCTGCGGCCGCGCGTCTGTCACGGCCGTCTTTCTGCCGAATACACCCACAGGCCGCAACCCGGCCGATTATCCATACGGTGGAGAAAACAAACAAAAATATAACACCACGCGACCCGTTGATGACCGGGCCAACTATGGTGCGATGTTCCGGCATACACTAGACGTGCTGGAGGCAGATGAAAACCTGGCAGATTTCTATCTGCCGGACATCCTGCAATATGATCCCCATCTACCCGACGAGTATCCCAACGGAAGAAATCTGTATGACGACTCTGTGTTCTGGACGATCAAACACGTCAATCCGTTCCAGTTCACACTTCCGGAGAAAAATCCACAGAACCTGTTGCCGGAATTCCCTTTTGCCGCACCGCCAGTCGCACCTCCCGCTGAACCTCCTAACGAGTATATGGTCAAAATCGTCTCGGACTTATACGAAGGAATGCAGCGAGGCAACTTCAGCGGCATCCCTTCGCAATGCTCCCCCACCGTGGAATGGTCGTGCTTCGGGCCTTCGGGGGCACCTTATTCCGGTACCTTTGCGGGCAAAGAAGGGATAGATGACCATTTCAGACAGCTGCAGGCGATCTATGACATTAAGTCTGTAACGGTGGATCGTTATGTCACTGAAGGTAGTTTTGTGACTGCCATTGTTCGGCAAACAGGAATTGAGAAAGCTACGAAAGAGCCAGTCGAATTCAACTGTGTGCATTGCTGGGAAATTACAAACAGCCGCATCTCTCGGGTTCGCGAGTACCTTTCCATTGGTCAGCCGAATGACAAGGACTGA